The following coding sequences are from one Fibrobacter sp. window:
- a CDS encoding glycoside hydrolase: MKRLFVARWVAFGLFASLLVSCSNVDSSTSVSEDCCKDPFAIENLTLREKVGQMFLVRPEALDTSIHWKSYTELPDYGLQEVNRTMLAVNENYPIGGMILFAHNIKDKSQLATFIEDIRKLKGLPLLAIDEEGGRVARIANNGTFDVPKYESMAAVAEAGDPSEVYKMAFTIGSYVREYGFDIDFAPVADVNTNPENIVIGPRAFSDTPEVVADMVQAYLQGLDSAKVVGTLKHFPGHGDVKADTHTGYVATQKTWEEMKTCEMVPFKAGIDAGAQMIMTAHIAAPKVTGNNLPSTLSPVILQEKLRGELGFKGIIVADAMDMGAIVQEYGVEESAVKAIQAGIDIVLCPLDFVKAFDAVMAAVEKGEIKESRIDESVRRILELKKSIKR; the protein is encoded by the coding sequence ATGAAGAGACTTTTTGTCGCCCGTTGGGTCGCCTTCGGCCTATTTGCATCCTTGTTAGTCTCATGTTCCAATGTGGATTCCTCTACCAGTGTGTCGGAGGATTGCTGCAAGGATCCTTTTGCCATAGAGAACCTGACTCTCCGGGAAAAGGTGGGCCAGATGTTTTTGGTGCGGCCGGAGGCCCTGGACACGAGCATCCACTGGAAAAGCTATACGGAGCTTCCGGATTATGGCCTGCAGGAGGTGAACCGGACCATGCTTGCGGTAAACGAGAATTACCCCATCGGTGGCATGATTCTCTTTGCCCACAACATAAAGGACAAGTCCCAGCTGGCTACCTTTATCGAAGATATCCGGAAACTGAAGGGTTTGCCCCTGCTTGCCATTGACGAGGAAGGCGGTCGGGTGGCCCGCATTGCCAACAACGGAACCTTTGATGTTCCCAAGTACGAAAGCATGGCCGCCGTTGCCGAGGCCGGCGACCCGAGCGAAGTCTATAAGATGGCCTTTACCATCGGTTCCTATGTTCGGGAGTATGGCTTTGACATTGACTTTGCGCCGGTGGCCGACGTGAACACCAACCCGGAAAACATCGTGATTGGCCCCCGTGCATTTTCGGACACCCCGGAAGTGGTGGCCGACATGGTGCAGGCCTACTTGCAGGGGCTTGACTCTGCAAAGGTGGTGGGAACCCTTAAGCATTTCCCGGGCCACGGCGACGTGAAGGCGGATACCCACACGGGATACGTGGCTACCCAGAAGACCTGGGAGGAAATGAAGACCTGCGAGATGGTTCCTTTCAAGGCGGGAATCGATGCCGGAGCCCAGATGATTATGACCGCCCATATTGCCGCCCCGAAGGTGACGGGAAACAACCTACCCTCCACCCTTTCGCCGGTGATTTTGCAGGAGAAATTGCGGGGTGAACTGGGCTTCAAGGGCATCATCGTGGCCGACGCCATGGACATGGGTGCCATCGTGCAGGAATACGGTGTAGAAGAATCCGCCGTAAAGGCGATTCAGGCGGGAATCGACATTGTGCTTTGCCCTCTTGACTTTGTAAAGGCTTTTGATGCCGTGATGGCGGCGGTGGAAAAGGGAGAAATCAAGGAATCTCGCATAGACGAAAGCGTGCGTCGGATTCTAGAACTGAAAAAGAGCATCAAGAGATAG
- a CDS encoding ATP-binding cassette domain-containing protein: protein MPILSAKNLLLRIGANAPLLDNVCFDIEAGDRICLVGRNGCGKSTLLKVLTDEMEVQSGEVIKKSGLRISRMIQEIPAHMEGTVRDVVMEPLLLSGTARTGGSGEDGADEGQHNAHAEAVLGKTGIDADALFDSLSGGQKRRVLFARALAQDPDLLLLDEPTNHLDIPAIQWLEGIVTRLNCAVLFVSHDRAFVRRVASRIFDLDRGRVRCWDFPYDKFVQFRDQALAEEEKANALFDKKLAEEEVWIRKGIQARRTRNEGRVRALIKMREERAARRSRVGNVNMQITEAEKSGRLVARLTDVNYSYGGSPLINNLTTEIFRGDRIGIVGPNGSGKTTLLRLILGELAPESGMVRLGTNLQVAYFDQMRTRLREDKSLVENIGDGQAYITLNGVKRHVLSYLQDFLFSADRARGPISALSGGERNRLLLACLFSHPSNVLVLDEPTNDLDMETLDLLADLIADYKGTVLTVSHDRAFLDSVATEILAIEENGNVFEAVGGYSDYEANRKQREKEAASAARALAEREQTRNQQGSVAARATPAEAPKKKKRSYNEEREYAALPEKIETLEAEIAQRQTELSKPEVYTNAARIVELQGEIAEREAALERAYERFEELDALG, encoded by the coding sequence ATGCCCATTCTTTCTGCAAAGAACCTGCTTTTGCGCATCGGGGCGAACGCCCCCCTGTTGGACAACGTGTGCTTTGATATCGAGGCCGGAGACCGGATTTGCCTGGTGGGCCGAAACGGTTGCGGCAAGAGCACCTTGCTGAAGGTGCTTACAGATGAAATGGAGGTGCAGTCCGGCGAGGTCATCAAGAAGTCTGGCTTGCGGATTTCCCGAATGATCCAGGAGATTCCCGCCCACATGGAGGGAACCGTGCGGGACGTGGTGATGGAGCCGCTTTTGCTGTCGGGCACGGCCCGCACGGGTGGCTCCGGCGAAGACGGTGCCGACGAGGGCCAGCACAATGCCCATGCCGAGGCGGTCCTCGGCAAGACGGGCATTGATGCCGACGCTTTGTTCGACAGCCTTTCCGGCGGGCAAAAGCGTCGCGTGCTCTTTGCACGGGCCCTCGCTCAGGACCCGGATCTGCTTTTGCTTGACGAACCTACCAACCATCTGGACATTCCCGCCATACAGTGGCTGGAGGGAATCGTCACCCGCCTGAACTGTGCCGTTCTTTTTGTGAGTCACGACCGGGCCTTTGTCCGGAGGGTAGCATCCCGAATTTTTGACCTGGACCGTGGCCGCGTGCGTTGCTGGGATTTCCCCTACGACAAGTTCGTGCAGTTTCGGGACCAGGCTCTGGCCGAAGAGGAAAAGGCCAACGCCCTTTTTGACAAGAAACTGGCCGAAGAAGAAGTCTGGATCCGCAAAGGAATCCAGGCCCGCCGTACCAGGAACGAGGGCCGGGTCCGCGCCCTCATCAAGATGCGTGAAGAACGGGCGGCCAGGCGCTCCCGGGTAGGGAACGTGAACATGCAGATTACCGAGGCGGAAAAGTCCGGCCGCCTGGTGGCACGCCTTACCGACGTGAACTATTCTTACGGCGGCTCGCCCTTGATCAATAACCTCACCACGGAAATTTTCCGTGGTGACCGCATAGGAATCGTGGGGCCCAACGGTTCGGGAAAGACCACGCTCTTGCGGTTGATTTTGGGAGAACTTGCGCCGGAAAGCGGAATGGTTCGGCTGGGGACGAACCTGCAAGTGGCCTACTTTGACCAGATGCGGACCAGGCTTCGGGAAGACAAGTCCCTGGTGGAAAACATCGGCGACGGTCAGGCCTACATCACGTTGAACGGCGTGAAGCGTCATGTGCTGAGTTACCTGCAGGATTTTCTGTTTTCGGCGGACAGGGCCCGAGGCCCTATTAGTGCTTTGAGCGGCGGTGAACGGAACCGGCTGTTGCTGGCTTGCCTCTTTAGCCACCCCAGCAACGTGCTGGTGCTGGACGAACCTACCAACGATTTGGACATGGAAACTCTGGACCTGCTGGCGGATTTGATTGCGGACTATAAGGGAACTGTTTTGACGGTGAGTCACGACCGGGCTTTTTTGGATTCGGTGGCTACGGAGATTCTGGCCATCGAAGAAAACGGGAATGTTTTTGAAGCGGTGGGTGGTTACAGCGATTACGAGGCCAACCGAAAACAGCGTGAAAAGGAAGCCGCCAGCGCAGCCCGTGCCTTGGCCGAAAGGGAACAGACTCGAAACCAGCAGGGCTCCGTCGCTGCGAGAGCTACCCCTGCCGAGGCGCCAAAAAAGAAAAAGCGCAGTTACAACGAGGAGCGGGAATACGCCGCCCTGCCTGAAAAAATCGAGACTCTGGAAGCGGAAATCGCCCAGCGCCAGACGGAACTTTCGAAGCCCGAAGTTTATACCAATGCGGCCCGGATTGTGGAGCTACAGGGCGAAATTGCGGAAAGGGAGGCTGCTTTGGAACGCGCTTACGAGCGTTTTGAGGAATTGGACGCCCTGGGATAG